The genomic stretch GTGCAGACCGTGCAGTCGCAGTTCGGCTGGCACGTGCTGGTCGTCACCAAGCGCACCGAGGCCGGCGTGACCCCCGCCGCCGACGCGGCGCCCCTGATCCGCGAGCAGCTCGGCCGCGAGGCCGCGCAGCGCTACCTGGACACCCAGATCGCCAAGCTGAAGATCGAGTCGCGCCCCGAGGTGGTCACGGTCGCGGCCCCGGCGCCCGCACCGGCAGCGGCGCCCGCTCCCGGCACCGCGCCGGCCACGCCGGCCCCCGCGACGCCGGCCGAACCGGCCACGCCGCCCTCGAACTGAGGCCACGGGAAGACCGGGACAGTGGGGACAGGGACGACGGTGCCTGTCCCCTCCGTCCTGCGGGTGCCGGATCGACCGGAGCAGGATCACGCCCGCGCCTTCCAACCGTGTGCTAACCCGCACGGTGCACCATCAGTGCAGGCGGGCACTCCGCCCACAGGAGGCCCGACATGAACCCGAGCGACCGACCCGACCTGAGCCCACTCCATCTGGACGGGGACACCGACGATGGGATGACCGGCACGATCCTGAGCCGCCGCCGTGCCCTGCGCCTGCTGGGCCTGGGGGGTGGGGCCGCTGCCCTGGGTGCGGGTGGTGTGCTCGCCCAGCGAGGCGGCGGCCCCGGGGGGATGTCAGGGGCCGGGGGCACCAGCGCCGGCACGAGCGGCGCGGCCGGCCTGCCCGGCTGCGTGGTGCGCCCGGCCATGACCGAGGGGCCGTATTTCGTCGAGAGCGAGCCGCGCCGTTCGGACATCCGCAGGGACAGCACCACGGGCAGGCTGAGTGCCGGCGTCCCGCTCACCCTGAGCTTCGTGGTCAGCCGGGTCGCGGTAGGCGGCTGCACGCCGCGCAGCGGCGTCCTGATCGACGTGTGGCACTGCGACGCGCTGGGCGTGTATTCGGACGTGCAGGGCAACACCGGGGACTTCCTGCGCGGCTCGCAGGTCACGGACGCGCAGGGCCGGGCGAGGTTCACGACCATCTATCCGGGGTGGTACCAGGGCCGGGCGGTACACATCCACTTCAAGCTGCGCCCGCTCGACGCCAGTGGAAGGGCCACAGGCGAGTTCACCTCACAGCTGTTCTTCCCCGAGAACGTGAACACGGCCGTGTTCGCCCGCGCGCCCTACCGCCAGAAGGGCACGAAGGCCGACACGCCCAACGCCACCGACGGGATCTACCGCAACGGTGGGAACCAGCTCCTGCTGGACGTGAAGGGTGATGCCAGCAGGGGCTATGCGGCAACCTTCGACGTGGGGCTGAACATCGGCTGATCCCCGCTGATCCCAGACGGCCCCGCCCTCCACACGGAGACGGGGCCTGTGCCGTACGCGGCCAAACCGCGGTGGGGGCCAATCAGATGGTCAGTTCGCTGCCCAGCGCCTTGAGCTTGAAGCGGGCCATGGCCAGGTTCGCGCGGTCGCGGTTGAGCACCAGATACAGGAACAGCGGCTGCCTGGGAATCAGGTACAGGATGTGGTACTGCGTGTCGAGCGTGATCAGGATGTCCTCGATGCCACCCTTGATGCCCAGCATCTCCATGGTGCGGAGCTTGGCGCGGACGACCTCGGTGTTGCCGGCGGCGGCCATGTCCAGATTGACGCCGCTGCCCATCTTGCCCAGCGGCATGCCGCTGCTGTGGTCGACCAGGGCGGCAGCCAACGCTCCGTCGATGGTGTTCAGGGCCGTTTCCAGGGTGGCGTTGATGTTCGACATAGCACAGACCTCACGGGGGGTGGAATCGCGCAGCGGCTCGGGCTGGCGGAGAGACGACGGGGTGGAGGGCGGGGGCACCGTGCCGGAGGACGGATCCGTGTTCTCAGTCGGGCCGGCCTCCGCCACAGTGGGAGGCGCGCGGCTCGACTCGTCCTGCCGCTTCATGGCTTCCATCAGCAGGCCCTGGAGCGGGGTACGGATCACGGTGTGCTGGTTGCGGTACGAGCGCTCCAGCGTGGTGACCGCGTGCTCCCACGACAGCAGCTCCAGTGCGGCGGTCTCGCCGGCCTGCCCGGACTCGTGCACATAGGCGTCGACGATGTCGCCGGCCCGCAGGTGCAGACGACCCCACGCCCGGCCCTCGCCGCGCCGGACGAGCAGGGATACGCTGCGCCGCTCCCAGTGCAACATCTGAAGCAGGTTTGGCAGCGACACCCCCCGGATCAGACCGAAACACAGCCGCTGGAGTTCCTGCTCGACCGCCGCGTGCAGGGACGCGAGATCCGGCGAGGTCAGGCAGGTCATGTCGCCATAGGTCTCGACCAGGGGGTGAGCGTTCACATCCGGCCCCGCCGTGAAGGCCAGGAACGCCGTCTGCGGCCACGACAACCGGGCATGCTCCAGCAGCGCGGCCGCGTCGGGCTGGCCGGCCGACAGCTGCATGACCACGAGGTTGGGCGCGGTCTCTCCCATGATCAGGATGGCGTCGCCGGCCCGCGTGGCGTCGCTGACGATGCACTGCTGGAGCGAGGCGCTGCGCCCGCCCACCGCCTCGCCCAGGGGTGGGCGCAGCTCGGACATGAACAGCACCCGGAGCGGCCCGGCGTTCTGGGTGAAACTATGCAGTTCACCGACCGGTTCTCCCAGCTCAGGCAGTCGTTCAGGCACCACCGCACGGTAGGCGGCGTGGTGCGACACGAATCTTACTGAGCCGGTTCAGGCGCTGCCTTACGACTTGCCACCCGGGCGACGCTGCCGCCGCGCCGTGTCGGGTTTCGCATGGACGTCCGCAGACCGGCCGGTTCCGGTCAGCCGCACAGACCCTTAGACCTCCGGAGTGGTCACCGGCACTCTGGGAGTAGCCTGAGGCATGACCACCACGGGCAAGAAGCAGCTCAACTGGAACAGCCACCACGTCACCCAGGGCGACGAGCGCGCCCCGAACCGCGCGATGCTGCGCGCCGTGGGCTTCGAGGACGGCGACTTCGAGAAGCCGATCATCGGCGTGGCGCACGCGCAGAGCAACATCACGCCATGCAACAACGGGCTGGGCGAACTCGCCGACCACATCACGGGGGCCATCCGCGAGGGCGGCGGCATGCCGCAGATCTACGGCACGATCACCGTGTCCGACGGCATCAGCATGGGCACCGAGGGCATGAAGTGCTCGCTGGTGAGCCGCGAGGTGATCGCGGACTCTATCGAGACGGTCAGCCGCGGGCAGAGCCACGACGGCGTGATCGTGGTCGGCGGCTGCGACAAGAACATGCCGGGGGCCATGATCGGCATTGCCCGCCTGAACATCCCGGCGGTGTTCGTGTACGGCGGCACCATCAAACCCGGCCACTACGACGGAAAAGACCTGACCATCGTGTCCGTGTTCGAGGCCGTGGGAGCCTACGGCGCGGGCAAGATCTCCCGCGAGGACTTCACCGAGATCGAGAAGCGCGCGTGCCCCGGCAACGGCAGCTGCGGCGGCATGTACACCGCGAACACCATGTCCAGCGCCTTCGAGGCCATGGGCATGAGCCTGCCGTATTCCAGCACCATGAGCGCCGTGGACGCCGAGAAGGCCGTGTCCTCTGCCGACTCCGCCCGCGCCCTGCTGAAACTCATCGAGCAGGACATCCGCCCGCTGGACATCCTGACCAAGAAGGCCTTCGAGAACGCCATCACCGTGATCATGGCCGTGGGCGGCAGCACCAACGCCGTGCTGCACCTCATGGCGATCGCGCACGCCTGCGACATCGACCTGACGCTCGCCGACTTCGAGCGCATCCGCGAGGCCACCCCCGTGTTCTGTGACCTCAAGCCCAGCGGGCAGTACGTGGCGACCGACCTGCACGAGGTCGGCGGCATCCCGCGCGTGATGAAGATGCTGCTGAAGGAGGGCCTGCTCCACGGCGACTGCCTGACCGTGACCGGCAAGACGGTCGCCGAGAACCTCGCGGACGAGAAGGACGCGCCGGACGCCGGGCAGGACGTGATCCGCCCCTACGACCAGCCGATCTACACCGAGGGGCACCTCGCCATCCTGCGCGGGAACCTCGCCGAGGAGGGCAGTGTCGCCAAGATCAGCGGCCTGAAGAGCATCAAGATCACCGGCCCCGCCCGCGTGTTCGACAGTGAAGAGGAGTGCATGCACGCGATCATGGCCGACCAGATCCGGGCCGGCGACGTGCTCGTGATCCGCTATGAAGGCCCCAAAGGCGGCCCCGGCATGCGCGAGATGCTCTCCCCCACCAGCGCGATCATCGGCAAGGGCCTGGGCGACAGCGTGGGCCTGATCACCGACGGGCGCTTCAGTGGCGGCACCTTCGGCCTGGTCGTGGGCCACGTCGCGCCCGAGGCCTTCGTCGGCGGCACGATTGCCCTGGTGCACGAGGGCGACACCATCGAACTGAACGCCGAGACGCTGCAACTGACGCTGCACGTTGATGACGCTGAGATCGAGCGCCGCCGCGCCGCGTGGGTGCAGCCGGAGCCGAGGTACAGGCGCGGCGTGCTCGCCAAGTACGCCAAGCTGGTCAGCAGCGCGAGCGTCGGGGCGTACACGGACTGAACGAAGCTTCAGAGTCGAACGATGGGGTCGCTTCACCTTCGGGTGGGCGGCCTTTCGTTCAGGAGGAGCCTCCAGAAAACCTGACTGTCGCCCGGCAGCGGGTGCAGCTTCCGTCGGGAGTGGACGGCATCGTGAATGCGCAGTGGTTCGCCCAGGACGGTGCCGTCAGGATTGTCGCCTTTCCTCCAGAGCAGGCGTAGCGATGCGAGTGAGCCATTCGGTCATGAGCAGGCGTTCGGCGGCGGAGAGGGCCGCCGACTCCGGCAACAGGGCGTTCAGGGTCACGGCGGCCTGTGACAGCCCTGTGCCGCTTCGCGGGGCCGCGCCGCCAGTCATGGTTGCCAGCACACTCTCGCGTGCCAGTACCGACAGGCTGAGGTCTCGCTGGTCTTCGGGCAGGGACAGGAGGGTGAGCACCACACCGCTGCCTGCCGCATGGAACAGCTGGGCCGCCTGCTCCTCGCTGACCCGCAACTGCCCGGCCTGGGCCAGTGCCCGGATCTTCCGATGGAGGTAGCCCCGGCCGGCGGTGTCGGCCGGGAGTGCGCGATCTGGACGCGGATCGCCCACCATCAGCACGTAGATGGCCGGGTGTGACAGACCGAACGCCACATGCAGGTTCCACCCGTCGCGCAGGTCATCCAGCGGGTCTTTGCCGCTTGCGCTGCCCTGTTTCTGGTGCAGGTACCGGGCGAAGCCCTGCTCGGCCACGGCGTCCAGCAGTCCGCGTTTGTCGCCGAACAGCCGGTAGAGCGTCGGGGCCTGCACGCCGGCAGCGGCGGCCACATTGCGCGTGGTCAGGGCGTCGCGGCCATCGCGGATCAGCAGGGCGATGGCCGCGTCCACAATGCGCTCCCGCTGCCCGTCGACCACGGTGTCCGGGGGTGCGGTGGTCATGTGCCGACTATAGAGGCCGCCGGCCGGAGCTGCACCCAAGGCTCTGTACTCCTCATCTGTTATCGCTGGAAACGTGTAGTGTTATCAGTGATATTCAAAGGGAGGTATCGATGATCATCGTGACTGGAGCAACAGGCAAACTGGGCAGGGCCATCACAGAGGAATTGCTGACGCGGGTGCCGGCCGGGCAGGTCGGGGTCAGCGTCCGCGATCCAGACCGGGCGCAGGAGCTCGCCCAGCGTGGCGTCCGGGTCAGGCAGGGCGATTTTGCCGATCCAGACGCCCTGCGCCACGCCTTTGAAGGCGCCACACAGGTACTGGTGGTGTCGTCGGGCGTTCTGGGCGAGGACGGGCTGCGCCTGCACCGCACCGCCTTCGAGGCCGCGTGGAGTGCCGGTGCCCAGCGGGTGCTGTACACGAGTCACATGGCCGCCAGCGAGGACTCGCTGTTTCCGCCCATGCGCCTTCATGCGGCGACCGAGGCGCTGCTGCGGGCATCTGGTCAGCCCTACACGTCGCTGCGCAACGGGTTCTATGCCGACAGTGCGCGGTTTCTGCTCGGGCCAGCGTGGACGACAGGCGAGGTGAGTGCCCCGCAGGACGGCCCGGTGTCATGGACAACACACGCCGATCTGGCGGAGGCCGCCGCGATCATCCTGGCCGATGAGGGACGCTTTGACGGCCCCACGCCACCCCTGACGGCCGCGCACGCACTTGATCTCGCCCAGATCGGAGAGCTGCTTTCTGCCCTGACCGGCCATCCCACCCGCCGCACGGTTGTTCCCGATGACGACTTCCGGGCTCTGCTGGTCGCACGCGGCATGCCGGAGGACAGAATCGCCGTGACGATGGGGCTCTTCCACGCCAGCCGCCGGGAAGAATTCGCGGCCACCGACCCCACCCTGACCCAGCTTCTGAACCGCGAACCACAGCCCATGCGCGTGGTGCTCGAAGCCCAGATGAACGAGAAGAACCCGGCCTGAGCGGGCGCTCGAAGGTCGAACAGTCAACCTGAGCGAGCCGCGGCACTTTCAGGTGGGCAGCCCATCTTCCTGGGGTAGCCTACGGTGTGCCCGTTCCCGACTACCAATCCTTCATGCGACCGCTTCTCGTGGCCGCCAGCGATGGAGAGGTCTGGATGGTTCGCGACCTCTACGCACGACTCGCCAGCGACTTTGCTCTCTCCGAGGCTGACCTCGCCGAGATGCTGCCGAGCGGACGGCAGGCCACGTATGCGAACCGCATCGGGTGGGCCAAGACGTACCTGCTCAAGGCCGGTGCTCTGAGCAGCCCATCGAGAGGAACAGTGACCATTACGGATCGCGGGAGAAACCTGCTGGCACAGCGCCCCAACACTGTATCGACACGCGATCTGCTCGCTTTCCCCGAGTTCCAGCAGTTCCAGGCAGGCGGGGAGCCCGCCGATTCGACGGTCACCGTCGTACCGGACGCGGCCCAACCCACCCTCTCCCCTGAGGAGCAGCTTGAAGCCCTCTCCGCCACCCTGGATCACGCCCTCGTCAAAGAATTGCAGACTCAAATCCAGACCGTCTCAGCGCAGCAATTCGAGCGGCTTGTGGTGGCCGTGCTGGTCGCCATGGGCTACGGGGGCAGCGCGAGGGACGCAGGAATGGCCATCGGAAAGAGTGGAGACAACGGCATTGACGGCCTCATCAAGCAGGATCCGCTGGGCCTGGATCGCGTCTACATTCAGGCCAAGAAATGGCAGAACCCGGTTCATAGTCCGGAAATCCGCACCTTCGCGGGCAGCCTGACCTATCACAGGGCGTCCAAGGGCTTTTTCATCACGACCGCAGCGTTCAGCGACGGAGCAATGAAGACGGCAGCCCAGATCGGCAACATCATCCTGATCGACGGGGCGACGTTGGCGCGCCTGATGATCGACTACGGGGTCGGTGTGATTACGCGGGAGACTTACCGCGTTCGCCGGGTCGATGTCGAGTATTTCGACGAGTTATGACCACCGCCCCCACCCTCACCACTCCGCGCCTGCTGCTGCGCCCGCACCGCGCGGACGATCTGGATTCGTGCGTGGAGCTGTGGCAGGACGCAGTGGTCACGCGGTACACGAGCGGCAAACCTCTGGCGCGGCAGGACGTGTGGACGCGGCTGCTGCGGCACCCCGGTCACTGGGCGCTGCTGGGCTTCGGGTACTGGGTGGCCGAGGAACGCGAGTCCGGACGCTTCGTGGGCGAGGTGGGGCTGGGGCGCTTCAAGCGTGACCTGCTGGCGGGGCAGCCGGAACTGGACGCGGTTCCCGAGGCGGGCTGGGTGACGCTGCCGTGGGCGCACGGGCGCGGCTACGCGGGCGAGGCGGTGGGCGCGGTGCTGGGCTGGCGGGACGCGCACCTGCCGGGCGCGGAGACCTTCTGCATCATCAGCCCGGAGAACGCGGCGTCGCTGCGGCTGGCGGCCCGCGTGGGCTTTGTGGTGACGGGCGAGGCGGGAGCGCCGGACGACCGGGTGCTGGTACTGACCCGGACACGCCCTCAGATCCGCGCCGAGTGACGGCTCTCGACCCGCGCCACCTGATCCCAGCGCCAGGAACCGGCATGCGCCATGGCCGCCAGCCGGCGGCGCAGCGCGTCGTGCGTGTGCAGGAATTCGCGGTACTCGTCCGCACTGCGCACGGCCAGTCCGGCGTCCCGCAGGATGTCCAGATCCGGGGGGGGTGGAGTGGGCGGCAGGGGCTGGTGGTGCACGCGTTCGAAGGTGCGGGTCAGCGAGTCGACCGACGCGAGCGCGCGTTGCAGGCCGGGTGGGCGGTCGCTGTCCAGCGCTCCCTGGATGATCAGCAGCGCCTCGCCCAGGGCCGGCAGCGTCAGATCCAGGGCGTCCTGCCGGTCGTGATCGTGGAAGCGGTGCAGGTACGGCGAGTTCAGGTGCGCCGCATCGATGCGGTTCAGGATCAGGTGCAGGTCCGTGGTCAGGCTCAGCAGACCCCGGTCGTGATCCGTGTGGGCCCGCAGGATCAGGTTCTGGGCATCCGGCCCCGCGCGGTGCAGGTGCAGGGCCAGTTCGCGCCGGTCACTGCGGGCCTGGGCGATGGGCACGATGAAGGTGATGGCGAAACTCAGCAGGAAGAAGCCGTTGATCGACGCTATGTCGGTCATGATCCGCCAGAAGGTCTCGGGCGCGATGATCTCGCCCAGACCCAGGGTGCTCAGCGTGTACCCGACGAAGTAGAAGGTGGCCGGAAAGGTCGCGGCCTGCCCGCTCTCGGCACCCAGCAGGGCTCCGGGCTGCGACCAGAAGATCAGGGTCCAGCCGAACCACACCAGCAGTGTCCATGCGATCAGCGTCCCGACGATCAGGGTGGGCGTGCTCCACGACAGCCAGGTGCGCCGCCCACTGATCCTCGACGCCGTCGTGACGATCCAGTACAGCGGTCGGTGGATGGCCCGGCTCAGGCGACCCTCGCCGGACTGGATACACGTGACGAGCATATCGGCCAGGACGGCCACGACGAGCACCAGACCGGGAATCCACAGGAACTGACGGAGCATCGTCCACAGTGTGACACCCCCGGTCGGCGGCGGCGCGTGCCGGCTCAGCGCCCGCGCTGCCGCCGTTCCTGTTCGCGCATGGGCATGGTGTCGATCAGGGCGTTCACGGTCGACAGAGACGGCGGTGACGGATACGTCGCCTTGATGCCGCGATCCTTGCCGATCAGGGCGGCAGCACCGTACCGGGAACCCACCTTGCCCCCCGGATCGGCCAGCACCGTGAGCATCAGCGAGCCGGGCGCATTCAGGCGGGCGTCGCCGGGCGGCACCAGCGCCACCACGCGCAGATCACGCACCTGCAACTCGGTGTCCTGTGCCCGCATGGCGTCCAGATACGCCGCTGTCGGATTGCGGACGATCAGGATCCGTTCGCGGCCCAGGGCGCTGGACAGTGACCAGTCGCGGCCCTGAGCCGTCTGGAGGGTGAAGGGGGCAGCCAGGGCCGAGACAGCCAGCAGCGCGGAAACGGTCATACCCGAGTGTGCCGGTCAGTGGTGAGGGCAGCGCGGCAGTCGGATCGGGATGCATTAAGGGTCGGGAGAACCCGGGAATGGCCGCCCCCGAGGAGCATGGCACCGGGGGCCATCCCTGCAGATGACCGCACCGTCAGTTCCCCCTATACTCCGGCGCGGGTGGAGGCGGCGGAGCTGCCCACCTCCGGGGGACGTGATGCGGGACAGGACGCGGAGACGGCGTGCGCTGCTGGCAGGAGCAGCGCTGGTGGGCGCAGGGATGACCGGTCGAGGTGGCACCCAGGCCGCCGACACCACAGCGACCGACGCGGTGGTCAAGGCGGCCTCCACGCTGTTCGTCTCGGCGCAGCTGGGGGGACTGATCCGGGACTGGTGCGTGGCTCAGGCCCCAGCACAGCGGGCCGGGGTGGACAGGGGCTATGCCGCGTGGCAGGCCACCTTCGGACTGCCCGCCATCGAAACGTACCTCCGACGTTCCAGTCCGGAACTCGTGAATCGCCTGAGCTCGGCGGCGCTGGCACGGCGGCAGGAGGTGAACCGTCTCCTGACGGGCGAGAGTCAGAACCCTGCCACCGACTGCGCGAACCTGCGCGACCTCCTGATGAGACACGCGGATCTGGGACGGCAGTACCCCCAGGAGTACGCGCTGACCGCCCAGATCCGCCGGGGAACCGCCACGGCCGCGCCGGCGCCGGTAGCGACCACGCCAGGAACAGCGGGCACCGGCGGGCCGTTCGTGACCGCCACGGAATTCGGGCCGTTCTACCGTTCTGCGATCCTGACCCGGCTGGTGGCGGCAGGAGGGCAGGCCCCGTTCCGGCCCGGCGGTGCATTGAAATCCGCCGCCTATACCTGCGTGCAGAAGGACACCGACGAGAACGAGACCCTTGAGGGCACCACCCGCTACACCCTGACCCTGTGGGCGGATCACGGCCTGCGGGCCACGAACCTGAAGCGCCAGTGGAAGGCGAACGCGCCATACACGCTCAAGGATCTGGCCGGGCGCTTCACCTACGACGCGAACACCGGCGCGATCCAGATCGACGCCGACTACGACAACCGGATGCTGGAGGATCTGGTGGTCGAGGCCGGGGTGTACCGGGGCGTGGGCGACGACGCCCCGCGCTACAACATGTTCCGCGCCCTGACCGGTGCCGACGGGCGGATGCTGCTGTACGGCCAGCAGGCCTACGGCGCCGACTCGGACACCACCCAGACGATCTGCACGCCCGCCGGCGCGCCGGCCGGCCTCTCGCCGGTCGAGGCCGCGAGGCGGGAGCAGGCCGAGCAGGAGCGGATCTTCAACCTGTACCGCACGACGCCGGGGGCGGGGGCGACATCCGCGCAGATCGAGGGCATCGTGCATTCCTACGACAACCGGTACGACGGGGTCAACGTGACCGGCGAGGAGCGCTCGGTGCTGCTGCTCAGGGACGGGCGGGCGTACCTGAACCTGCGCTGGACACCCCACGACCTGAACGTGGCCGCGTCGGTGACGGGCGAGCCGGGACAGTGGACGCGCTGGCGGCGGATCGGTGGCGCCCTGCAGGTGCAGCGCGGCGGACAGTGGGAGGCTCTGAAGGCGGTGCCGGGCCTGCCCTTCCAGAAGAACGAACGCCTGACCGGCACCTACGGCCTGGAGACGGCGTACACCTCCGGCACGCTGATGTGGGGCGCGACCTCGGTCTGGCGGCAGTACTACACCTTCACGCCGGACGGCCGCTTCACCCGGTCAGCCAGCCAGAACCTGTACGGCACCATGGACAACGGGGCGACCCGTACCACGGGGTCGGCCGGGTCGAGCCGGCCGGATGAGGAGGGAACGTACCACGTGAGCGGCTACACCCTGGAACTGCGCTACCGCAGCGGCCGGGTGGATCGCACCTACGGCTTCTTCTGGGACGCGAAGCGCAGCAGGCTGGTCATCGGTGGTACCACCTACTCCCGGAAATGAGGGCCGCAGCGGTGGCAACGCCACTCAGTCCCCCAGCTCCGCGAACACCGCGCGGCTGATCACCAGCTGCTGGATCTCGGAGGTGCCCTCGTAGATCTCGGTGACCTTGGCGTCGCGGTACAGACGCTCGACGGGATACTCGCGGCTGTAGCCATTGCCGCCGAAGATCTGGATGGCGTCGCGGGTCACGTCCACGGCGGTCTCGGAGGCGAGCAGCTTGGCAATACTCGCCTCCTTGCCGTAGGGGCGGCCCTGATCTTTCAGCCACGCGGCCTTCAGCGCGACCAGCCGGGCACTCTCGATCCGGGCCGCCATGCGGGCGACCTTGAAGGACACGCCCTCGAACTCGCGCAGCTTCCTGCCGAACTGCTCGCGTTCGGTCGCGTAGCGGGCGCTGTGTTCCAGTGCGGCGCGGGCGATCCCCAGGGCCTGCATGGCAATGCCGATGCGCCCGGCGTCCAGGCTCGCCAGCGCGATAACAAGGCCCTGGCCCTCCTCGCCCACCATGTTCGCGTGCGGGACGCGCACGCCGTCGAAGGTGACGGTGGTGGTGTGGGAGGCGTGCAGGCCGAGCTTCTCCTCGGGGGTGCCAAAGGTCAGGCCCGCGCTGGGGTGCGGCACGATAAAGCAGCTGATGCCGCGTGCCCCCGCGCCCCCGGTGCGGACCATGACCAGATACGTGTCGGCCTGCCCGCCACTGGTGATCCACGCCTTGGTGCCGTCCAGCACCCAGTCGTCGCCGTCACGCACCGCTTTCAGGGACAGGCTGGCGGCGTCGCTGCCCGCATGGGACTCGGTCAGGCAGAACGCGCCGAGGTGCTGGCCGCTGGCGAGGGGCCGCAGGAAGCGCTCGCGCTGCTCGTCGGTACCGTATTTCAGGATCATCTGCTCGGGCAGGCCGTTCTGCACCGACACGATCACGGCCACGCTGGCGTCGGCGGCGGCGATCTCCTCCAGGCACAGGGCGTAGGTCACGGAGTCCAGGCCCGCCCCGCCCCAGCGCTCGGGAACCGTGGCCCCCAGCAGGCCCAGGTCGGCCAGGCCGCGCAGCTGCCCGCGGGGATACTCGCCACTGCGGTCAAAGGCGGCGGCGTGCGGCGCGATCTCGGCGCGGCTGTACTCGCGGACGTGCTGCACGATCAGGCGCTGGTCGTCGGACAGCGCGAAGGCCATGCCCTCGCTGGCGGTGGTGGCGGCGGTCATACGTCAGCCTACCAAACGGGCGTTAGGTTCCGGCCAGGGCCGCTGTGAGCGCTTCCTCGATACCGCGCCCCCTCCAGCCGCTGTCGATCGCCTGCACGTCTCCTTCACTCCAGCGCAGGTGTGCTCCTATGACCGACCCGCCGGCAATCGCCAGGGCCGCGTGCGTGACGGCCTCCGGTGGAACACCAGGGCACAGGCGGGCCGCAGCGGTGCGCAGGGCCGGAGCCAGCGGCAGGGGCGGGCAGGTCACTCGGACACGGGCGGGCAGGGACACACCATGAAGAATAGACGCTGTGAGGTTCTTCACGGCGCACCACACGCGGGTCACTAGAATGCCCCCGGTACACGTGGACGGAACCCTCGCATGACAGTGACCTCACCATGAAAGTGGGTGGCATGGCTGGCGGTGGCCCTGCTGATCCTTCTGGCACTGACGCTGGGAGCGCTCACGCTGGGCGCTTTCGCGTCCCTAAACAGCGGCGCTCCGCTGCTGCTGCGCTCGGCAGGAACCGTCACCACGACTGTGCTCAGCCAGCTGGGGCTGCCGGACATGGAGCCGCTCGACCGGGCCCTCATCCTGACCGGCGTGACCGGTGTGGTGGCGGCGCTTGCGGCATATATCAAACCGCGTTCCTGAGCCGCCCATGACCCGCTCCCGCACGCCTTAACATGCGTTCAGGGGCCTCTCATTACCCCCGTGCTTACGATTGGATGGTTTGTCCCGGAGGATGAGTGTGAGGCTGTCAGAAAGACATCGGTATCGACCTGGGAACGGCGACGTTCCTGATTTACAGCAAGAGTCGCGGCCTGGTATTGCAGGAACCCAGCGTGATCGCCATGTCGCGCGACAGCAAACAGGTCAAGGCGGTGGCGAGGAAGCCTACCGCATGATCGGGCGCACGCCCGGCGGGATCGTGGCCGTGCG from Deinococcus sp. AB2017081 encodes the following:
- a CDS encoding DUF4174 domain-containing protein yields the protein MTVSALLAVSALAAPFTLQTAQGRDWSLSSALGRERILIVRNPTAAYLDAMRAQDTELQVRDLRVVALVPPGDARLNAPGSLMLTVLADPGGKVGSRYGAAALIGKDRGIKATYPSPPSLSTVNALIDTMPMREQERRQRGR
- a CDS encoding ion channel, translated to MLRQFLWIPGLVLVVAVLADMLVTCIQSGEGRLSRAIHRPLYWIVTTASRISGRRTWLSWSTPTLIVGTLIAWTLLVWFGWTLIFWSQPGALLGAESGQAATFPATFYFVGYTLSTLGLGEIIAPETFWRIMTDIASINGFFLLSFAITFIVPIAQARSDRRELALHLHRAGPDAQNLILRAHTDHDRGLLSLTTDLHLILNRIDAAHLNSPYLHRFHDHDRQDALDLTLPALGEALLIIQGALDSDRPPGLQRALASVDSLTRTFERVHHQPLPPTPPPPDLDILRDAGLAVRSADEYREFLHTHDALRRRLAAMAHAGSWRWDQVARVESRHSARI
- a CDS encoding acyl-CoA dehydrogenase; the protein is MTAATTASEGMAFALSDDQRLIVQHVREYSRAEIAPHAAAFDRSGEYPRGQLRGLADLGLLGATVPERWGGAGLDSVTYALCLEEIAAADASVAVIVSVQNGLPEQMILKYGTDEQRERFLRPLASGQHLGAFCLTESHAGSDAASLSLKAVRDGDDWVLDGTKAWITSGGQADTYLVMVRTGGAGARGISCFIVPHPSAGLTFGTPEEKLGLHASHTTTVTFDGVRVPHANMVGEEGQGLVIALASLDAGRIGIAMQALGIARAALEHSARYATEREQFGRKLREFEGVSFKVARMAARIESARLVALKAAWLKDQGRPYGKEASIAKLLASETAVDVTRDAIQIFGGNGYSREYPVERLYRDAKVTEIYEGTSEIQQLVISRAVFAELGD